A part of Thermococcus sp. SY098 genomic DNA contains:
- a CDS encoding proteasome-activating nucleotidase has product MSDINDVVKSHDEYDDYIIYLKRRIRQLELQVRTLEADKERLERELSRLRMEMSRLRQPPAFAGTLLEILDDDRAIVQNYNGPRFVVRIAPWIEKEKLKPGSRVALDQRTMAVVEILPSPKDPSVLGFEVIDRPNVTYNDIGGLKKQLQELREAVELPLKHPELFEKVGIEPPKGVLLYGPPGCGKTLMAKALAREVNATFIRVVGSELVRKYIGEGARLVHELFELAKEKAPTIIFIDEIDAIGAKRLEETTGGEREVNRTLMQLLAELDGFDPRGNVKVIAATNRPDILDPALLRPGRFDRLIEVPLPDFAGRLEILKVHTRKMNLRNVDLRVIAEMTEGASGADLKAIATEAGMFAIRDRREYVTQEDFLKAVEKVFGSEQRLAQQIAMHEVMYG; this is encoded by the coding sequence ATGAGTGACATTAATGATGTCGTCAAATCTCATGATGAGTATGATGATTACATCATTTATCTAAAAAGAAGAATTAGACAGCTTGAACTTCAAGTGAGAACCCTTGAGGCAGACAAGGAGAGACTTGAGAGGGAGCTTTCACGCTTAAGAATGGAGATGTCAAGGTTAAGACAGCCACCAGCTTTTGCTGGAACTTTGCTTGAGATACTCGACGATGACAGGGCGATAGTTCAGAATTACAACGGTCCGAGATTTGTGGTCAGAATAGCCCCATGGATTGAGAAGGAAAAGCTGAAACCGGGGAGTAGAGTGGCACTTGACCAGAGGACAATGGCTGTTGTTGAAATACTGCCATCACCGAAGGATCCTTCTGTCCTTGGGTTTGAAGTTATTGATAGACCAAACGTAACGTATAACGACATTGGTGGGCTGAAGAAGCAGTTACAAGAACTCAGAGAGGCAGTTGAGCTTCCGCTTAAACATCCAGAGCTGTTTGAAAAGGTTGGAATTGAGCCGCCTAAGGGTGTTCTCCTTTATGGTCCACCGGGATGTGGAAAAACATTGATGGCCAAAGCTCTTGCAAGGGAGGTTAATGCAACATTCATCAGGGTTGTTGGCAGTGAGCTTGTAAGAAAATACATTGGAGAAGGTGCTCGATTGGTGCATGAGCTGTTTGAGCTGGCAAAAGAAAAAGCCCCCACTATAATCTTCATAGATGAAATTGATGCCATAGGGGCTAAAAGATTAGAGGAAACCACTGGGGGAGAAAGAGAAGTCAACAGAACCTTAATGCAGCTTTTAGCAGAACTTGACGGATTTGATCCAAGGGGTAACGTTAAGGTAATAGCAGCAACTAACAGACCTGATATCTTAGATCCAGCACTTCTTAGGCCAGGAAGATTTGACAGGTTGATTGAAGTTCCGTTACCTGACTTTGCAGGTAGACTGGAAATCCTCAAGGTTCACACAAGGAAGATGAACCTCAGGAACGTCGATCTTAGAGTTATTGCAGAGATGACAGAAGGGGCAAGCGGTGCAGATCTCAAAGCCATAGCAACGGAAGCTGGAATGTTCGCCATCAGAGACAGGAGGGAGTATGTAACACAGGAAGATTTCCTGAAGGCTGTGGAGAAGGTATTTGGCTCAGAACAGAGATTAGCACAGCAGATAGCTATGCATGAAGTTATGTATGGTTGA
- the cas6 gene encoding CRISPR-associated endoribonuclease Cas6 — MRIEIRLKPRDEGTILPFNYNYDVYTQIIQKVAINSPELARLLETTHKDYFTFSRIMVRKRELIPDKGIKILSDEVCLYISSSVVDVIKSIVEGFIENPVLQIENSTFIMDGVKVLREPKIKDGTLFSTLSPIIVRTVKLEGNRMKIWDLYPSEETFHDKLRKIMLMRFSEIEERMPEDKDFRIDVIKYKPVRIKVKDTYFRGSLMVFRYYGSKEIAKFAYENGFGEKTKYGFGMVKVIDEEEAQRSRE, encoded by the coding sequence ATGAGAATAGAAATCAGGCTCAAACCCAGAGATGAAGGAACAATTCTCCCCTTTAACTACAACTATGATGTCTACACTCAAATTATTCAAAAAGTAGCCATAAACTCCCCCGAGCTTGCAAGATTGCTGGAAACTACCCACAAGGACTACTTTACATTCTCCAGAATAATGGTAAGAAAAAGAGAACTTATACCCGATAAGGGAATTAAAATTCTGTCCGATGAGGTATGCCTTTACATCTCTTCTTCAGTTGTTGATGTAATAAAATCCATAGTTGAGGGATTCATTGAGAATCCTGTGCTTCAAATTGAAAATTCAACATTCATCATGGATGGTGTTAAGGTTCTCCGAGAACCCAAGATAAAAGATGGTACTCTCTTCTCCACTCTGAGCCCTATAATAGTGCGGACGGTAAAGCTTGAAGGTAATAGAATGAAAATTTGGGATTTATACCCCAGTGAGGAAACATTTCACGATAAGCTCAGGAAAATAATGCTAATGCGCTTTTCTGAAATTGAGGAGAGAATGCCCGAGGACAAAGATTTTAGAATCGATGTTATAAAGTACAAACCTGTTAGGATTAAAGTCAAGGATACATACTTCCGGGGTTCTCTCATGGTATTCAGGTATTACGGATCAAAAGAAATAGCAAAATTTGCCTATGAAAATGGATTTGGCGAAAAAACGAAATATGGGTTTGGAATGGTCAAAGTAATTGATGAAGAAGAAGCACAACGAAGCCGAGAATAG
- a CDS encoding UDP-N-acetylglucosamine--dolichyl-phosphate N-acetylglucosaminephosphotransferase, with the protein MIWALAFIGLSLSLILTFYTANIMKKAGIVGKDIHKRDKPEIPEMGGIAILISLSVALTPVLTDNLSTVLLVFLLFGVVGIIDDLTNLRQSHKVLLSLLVSLPLLSLKVSSGLNLLLFTINLKTLYYLFAVLFVTASANLVNMLAGFNGLEVGTSAIALLFLGLITSGDAQALAFVGFAVAIGFLWWNKYPARIFPGDTGTLSLGALIGLVGILGKAEMFAVILLVPHIIDFLLKTKIKFKGRPLGRTEILEDGTLKAPPYLSFLGLIMRAKRVKEYELVAIVWAIEAILGFVVLLLHQLL; encoded by the coding sequence ATGATTTGGGCATTGGCATTTATAGGGTTATCCCTCTCGCTGATTTTGACCTTCTACACTGCCAATATAATGAAAAAAGCGGGAATAGTTGGGAAGGACATACATAAGCGGGATAAACCAGAAATTCCTGAAATGGGAGGAATTGCAATTTTAATCTCTCTTTCAGTAGCCTTGACACCTGTTTTAACTGATAATCTGTCAACAGTGCTGCTGGTATTTCTCCTTTTTGGAGTGGTGGGAATCATTGATGATTTAACGAATCTCAGGCAGTCTCACAAAGTTCTGCTCTCTTTGCTGGTCTCTTTACCTCTATTGAGCTTAAAGGTAAGCAGTGGTCTTAATCTTCTGCTCTTTACGATTAATTTGAAGACACTATACTATCTGTTTGCTGTTCTATTTGTGACAGCTTCTGCAAATCTTGTTAATATGCTTGCAGGTTTTAATGGGCTTGAAGTTGGAACTTCTGCGATAGCCTTGCTCTTTTTGGGATTGATAACGTCTGGAGATGCTCAAGCGTTGGCTTTTGTGGGATTTGCTGTTGCTATTGGATTCTTGTGGTGGAACAAATATCCAGCAAGGATCTTCCCTGGAGACACTGGAACTCTTAGCCTGGGAGCCCTTATAGGATTAGTGGGGATACTCGGCAAAGCTGAAATGTTTGCAGTAATTCTCCTTGTCCCTCATATAATTGATTTTCTTCTAAAGACAAAAATAAAATTCAAGGGGCGACCGCTGGGCAGAACGGAGATCTTGGAAGATGGTACCTTAAAAGCACCACCGTATCTAAGCTTTTTAGGTTTAATAATGAGGGCAAAAAGGGTAAAGGAGTATGAGCTTGTTGCGATTGTGTGGGCAATTGAGGCTATTCTCGGCTTCGTTGTGCTTCTTCTTCATCAATTACTTTGA
- a CDS encoding HAD hydrolase-like protein produces the protein MDIRLAIFDLDGTLIGAPMTFMEIKEKLREKLLEIGIPQEIIGDLTPMYESLFRIAEETGRDVNELKKLLEELEVKRVHESFLFEGTKEVLEFLKSQEIKLAIMTRNCRNATLKALKMHGIKDYFELILTRDDVSWREVKPNEMHIRRILEHFKVPSTKTVVIGDHGYDIIPAKKVGALSILITEHESGRMSFSIEEKADFEVPTMKELLSLFRRILNAYVVVPAYNEEHTIGKVLDDLLMYFKPEHIIVVNDGSRDKTEEIAKSRGVRVLTHLVNRGLGGALGTGIRYALLKDAELIITFDADGQHLVKDALRVMKPVAEGKADLAIGSRLRGDISQMPFIKRFGNFVLDAITAVFAGRYVSDSQSGLRCFNKECASKIKITCDRYAVSSEIIIEASKNKCRIVEVPIRAIYTEYAMKKGTNVFEGIKIALNLLFDKLR, from the coding sequence ATGGACATAAGATTGGCAATATTTGATCTCGACGGAACTCTCATAGGTGCCCCCATGACTTTCATGGAAATCAAGGAGAAGCTGAGAGAAAAACTTCTCGAAATTGGTATTCCCCAAGAAATAATAGGCGATCTCACACCCATGTATGAAAGCCTTTTCAGGATTGCAGAAGAGACCGGAAGAGATGTGAATGAACTGAAGAAGTTGCTTGAGGAGCTGGAAGTTAAAAGGGTGCATGAAAGCTTTCTGTTCGAGGGCACAAAAGAGGTTCTGGAGTTCCTAAAGAGCCAGGAAATAAAATTGGCAATTATGACAAGAAACTGCAGAAATGCAACACTTAAAGCTTTAAAGATGCATGGGATAAAGGATTATTTCGAGCTTATCCTCACACGGGACGATGTCTCCTGGAGAGAAGTTAAGCCGAATGAAATGCACATTAGAAGAATCCTCGAACATTTCAAAGTTCCTTCCACAAAGACCGTTGTTATTGGTGATCACGGATACGATATTATTCCAGCAAAAAAAGTCGGGGCTTTGAGCATTCTGATAACAGAACATGAAAGTGGAAGAATGAGCTTTTCCATCGAAGAAAAAGCAGATTTTGAAGTTCCAACTATGAAGGAACTCTTATCTCTCTTTCGCAGAATTTTAAATGCATATGTTGTTGTTCCAGCATACAATGAGGAGCACACAATTGGAAAAGTCCTTGATGACCTTCTTATGTACTTTAAGCCAGAGCACATCATTGTAGTTAATGATGGCAGCAGGGATAAAACAGAGGAAATAGCAAAAAGCAGAGGCGTCAGGGTTCTAACACATCTCGTTAACAGGGGACTTGGAGGGGCACTCGGAACGGGAATAAGATATGCTCTCCTCAAAGATGCTGAGCTTATAATAACCTTCGACGCAGATGGACAGCACTTAGTCAAAGATGCACTAAGGGTCATGAAACCCGTAGCTGAGGGCAAAGCTGACTTAGCCATTGGTTCGAGACTTAGAGGAGATATAAGTCAAATGCCCTTTATAAAGCGTTTTGGAAACTTTGTTCTCGATGCAATAACTGCGGTCTTTGCTGGCAGATATGTCAGTGACTCCCAAAGTGGATTAAGGTGCTTTAACAAGGAGTGTGCTTCCAAAATTAAGATAACATGTGACCGCTATGCAGTATCAAGCGAAATAATAATTGAAGCAAGCAAAAACAAGTGCAGAATTGTAGAGGTCCCCATTAGAGCCATTTATACTGAGTATGCTATGAAGAAAGGGACAAATGTGTTTGAAGGCATTAAAATAGCTTTAAATCTGCTTTTTGATAAATTGAGGTGA
- a CDS encoding DUF2304 domain-containing protein, producing MLAVQYIAIVTILGLMIYVLSKYGRRELEWKDFLFWEILLVVMLIITLKPIEISLEIKRVLGLGRGLDALFVVAIGISYLMIFKIYLAVDRAEREITELTRKIAIELREINEKLEEIKKKS from the coding sequence ATGTTAGCGGTTCAGTATATAGCAATTGTGACAATCCTCGGTTTAATGATTTATGTTTTAAGCAAATATGGAAGAAGGGAATTGGAGTGGAAGGATTTTCTGTTCTGGGAAATCCTGCTTGTGGTAATGCTGATAATTACCCTCAAACCAATTGAAATTTCACTTGAGATCAAGAGAGTGCTTGGACTCGGCAGGGGTTTAGATGCCCTCTTTGTTGTAGCGATTGGAATAAGCTACTTGATGATCTTCAAGATATATTTAGCAGTTGATAGAGCAGAAAGGGAAATAACAGAGCTTACAAGAAAGATTGCAATAGAGCTGAGGGAAATAAATGAGAAGTTAGAAGAGATAAAGAAAAAAAGCTAA
- a CDS encoding cytidine/deoxycytidylate deaminase family protein translates to MKVEIVLDEKKAERIKKIRPTKDEYFMLIAKLVSLRATCPRLRVGAVAVKDGYILATGYNGAPRGMDHCIDVGCLIVDGHCHRAVHAEQNVIAMAARKGISLEGATLYVTHFPCDTCFKLLVNAGIKEIVYEEMYPNKATEILLKEAQEKGMIKIRQFKLSKERVKAFLEELFANEFCDKD, encoded by the coding sequence GTGAAAGTTGAGATTGTTCTGGATGAGAAAAAAGCAGAGCGAATTAAAAAAATCCGCCCTACAAAGGATGAATATTTCATGCTGATAGCAAAGCTTGTTTCACTTAGGGCAACGTGTCCAAGGTTAAGAGTTGGTGCTGTTGCTGTAAAAGATGGATACATTCTTGCAACAGGTTATAATGGAGCTCCAAGGGGCATGGATCACTGCATTGATGTTGGTTGTTTAATAGTGGATGGGCATTGTCACAGAGCAGTTCATGCTGAGCAGAACGTCATAGCAATGGCGGCGAGAAAAGGGATAAGCCTCGAGGGAGCAACGCTTTACGTTACCCACTTTCCATGCGACACCTGTTTTAAGCTCTTGGTAAATGCTGGGATAAAGGAGATTGTTTATGAGGAAATGTATCCGAACAAAGCTACGGAGATTCTGCTTAAAGAAGCTCAGGAAAAAGGCATGATAAAAATTAGGCAGTTCAAGCTCTCTAAGGAAAGAGTTAAGGCTTTCTTAGAGGAACTGTTTGCAAATGAATTCTGTGATAAGGATTAG
- a CDS encoding M48 family metallopeptidase, with product MLRLIILAQILITVLYLGKFGLVVVFGSVSMLLLMYLWVTRHSLKREHSKLEWEDMPWLYDGIARMANKAGIGMPYVYILDDYIPNAYSFGNSIVLSLGLFEVLDREQILGVAAHEIGHIKNGDTVIFPIIAYGRYFMLFLAGAVSLVVHNTIAVLASLGLYVLYEIERLKFLKEREFKADETALYLLDRPFSLKEALEELKYYEDLRINVRASALPGIEPNIERKQKKSFMDTHPSYDERIWRILAEIEGAMFRDTLK from the coding sequence ATGCTGAGACTCATAATCTTGGCTCAGATTTTGATAACTGTCTTATATTTGGGCAAATTTGGGTTAGTTGTTGTATTTGGCTCTGTTTCTATGCTTCTCTTAATGTATTTGTGGGTAACCAGGCACTCTCTTAAGAGGGAACACTCCAAGCTTGAGTGGGAGGACATGCCTTGGCTGTATGATGGGATTGCCAGAATGGCTAATAAAGCGGGAATTGGGATGCCCTATGTTTACATCCTCGATGATTATATCCCGAACGCCTACTCCTTTGGCAATTCAATTGTGCTCTCTTTGGGGTTGTTTGAAGTATTGGACAGAGAGCAGATCTTAGGTGTGGCTGCCCATGAAATCGGACATATTAAAAATGGGGACACAGTAATATTCCCCATTATAGCATATGGTAGGTATTTCATGCTTTTTTTGGCTGGAGCAGTTTCATTAGTTGTTCATAACACAATTGCTGTACTTGCATCGCTGGGGCTTTATGTGCTTTATGAAATTGAGAGACTTAAATTTCTTAAAGAGAGAGAGTTCAAAGCTGATGAAACAGCGTTGTATCTCTTGGATAGACCTTTTTCTCTTAAAGAAGCCCTTGAGGAGCTGAAGTATTATGAAGACCTGAGAATAAACGTTAGAGCTTCAGCTCTGCCAGGAATAGAGCCCAATATTGAAAGAAAACAAAAGAAAAGTTTTATGGACACTCATCCAAGCTATGATGAGAGGATATGGAGAATACTTGCAGAGATTGAGGGAGCGATGTTTAGGGATACCCTTAAATGA
- a CDS encoding BlaI/MecI/CopY family transcriptional regulator, translating into MEPHEFKLNEEGLRAVLPPLEAEIMEYMWKVKIATAGEVYEHMKEKHPEMRRSTVSILMNRLCERGLLKRSVETGRGGMRYVYSITTTREEFEKRIVETILNALMNNFKEATFAYLSKIKK; encoded by the coding sequence ATGGAGCCCCATGAATTTAAGCTAAATGAAGAGGGACTGAGAGCAGTTCTGCCACCGTTAGAGGCGGAGATTATGGAGTATATGTGGAAGGTAAAGATAGCCACAGCTGGGGAGGTCTATGAGCACATGAAGGAGAAACATCCAGAAATGAGGCGCTCAACGGTCAGCATACTTATGAACCGTCTTTGTGAACGCGGGCTTTTGAAGAGAAGTGTTGAAACTGGCAGGGGCGGGATGAGGTATGTGTACAGCATAACAACGACAAGAGAGGAATTTGAAAAGAGGATCGTTGAGACAATACTAAACGCGCTTATGAATAATTTCAAAGAGGCGACATTTGCATACCTTTCGAAAATAAAGAAGTGA
- the pyrH gene encoding UMP kinase yields the protein MRIVFDIGGSVLVPDKPDIDFIKKLAYQLVKISEDHEVAVVVGGGRVSREYIKAAKTFTPNETFKDYIGIHITRANAMLLIAALGEKAYPFVVQDFRKAWEVIQLKKIPIMGGTHPGHTTDAVAALLAEYLQADLLVVITNVDGVYDSDPRDNPNAKKLRKITTAQLVEIAMQGESKAGGSSVVDALAAKFIQRGKIRTYVVGKNDAINLFDVIRGKHNGTIVEPEP from the coding sequence ATGAGGATAGTCTTTGATATTGGAGGCTCTGTTCTTGTTCCTGATAAACCCGATATTGATTTTATCAAAAAGCTTGCTTACCAGCTCGTCAAGATAAGCGAAGATCATGAGGTTGCCGTTGTTGTTGGAGGTGGAAGGGTTTCAAGAGAATACATTAAAGCAGCAAAAACATTTACCCCCAACGAGACATTCAAAGATTACATAGGGATCCACATCACACGGGCAAATGCTATGCTCCTTATAGCGGCTCTTGGAGAGAAGGCTTACCCTTTCGTTGTTCAAGACTTCAGAAAAGCCTGGGAAGTTATACAGCTCAAAAAGATACCAATCATGGGAGGAACTCATCCAGGACATACAACAGATGCCGTTGCTGCTCTTTTAGCTGAATATCTGCAGGCAGACCTTTTGGTTGTGATAACAAATGTTGACGGCGTTTACGACAGCGACCCAAGGGATAATCCAAACGCCAAAAAGCTCAGGAAGATTACAACCGCTCAGCTCGTAGAAATTGCCATGCAGGGAGAGAGCAAAGCGGGAGGAAGCAGCGTAGTTGATGCCTTGGCAGCAAAGTTCATCCAGAGGGGAAAGATCAGGACATATGTTGTTGGCAAGAATGATGCGATAAACCTCTTTGATGTCATCAGAGGAAAGCACAACGGAACGATTGTTGAGCCTGAACCTTAG
- a CDS encoding NAD(P)/FAD-dependent oxidoreductase: MRIVVIGSGTAGSNFALFARKIDRKAEIIVIGKEKTMQYSPCALPFVLSEKIPKLEDIVVFPNSFYERQKIQLMLETEAKEIDMKRKVVITDKGEVPYDKLILATGSRAFVPPIKGVENEGVFTLKSMDDVRKIKAYIEEKKPKKAVVIGAGLIGLEGAVAFRELGMEVLVVELLEHLLPIMLDKDMARIVQQHLEEKGISFRFGVGVNEIIGSPVKTVKIGDEEIEADLVLVATGVRANIDLAKKAGLEVNKGIVVNEYLQTSDPDIYAIGDCAEVFDAVTGKRTLSQLGTTAVRMAKVAAENIFGKNVRFKPVFNTAITELFDLEIGTFGMTEERAKREGINVVVGKFKGSTKPEYYPGGKPIHVKLIFRKEDRKLIGAQIVGGERVWGRIMTLSALAQKNATVEDIVYLETAYAPPISPTIDPITVAAEMALRRFK; the protein is encoded by the coding sequence ATGAGAATTGTTGTCATTGGCTCTGGAACTGCTGGAAGCAATTTTGCACTTTTTGCAAGGAAAATTGACAGAAAGGCTGAGATTATTGTCATCGGGAAGGAAAAGACCATGCAGTACTCACCCTGCGCTCTGCCCTTCGTTCTCAGCGAAAAAATACCAAAGCTCGAAGACATAGTTGTCTTTCCAAACAGCTTTTATGAGAGGCAGAAAATCCAGCTGATGCTTGAGACAGAAGCAAAGGAAATCGATATGAAAAGGAAAGTTGTAATAACAGATAAAGGTGAAGTTCCCTATGATAAGCTCATCCTTGCAACGGGTTCAAGAGCTTTTGTACCTCCAATAAAAGGAGTTGAAAACGAAGGTGTCTTTACACTTAAAAGCATGGATGATGTGAGAAAAATCAAAGCCTACATTGAGGAGAAGAAGCCTAAGAAGGCTGTTGTTATCGGTGCTGGTCTTATAGGGCTGGAGGGAGCTGTAGCATTTAGGGAGCTCGGTATGGAGGTTCTGGTTGTAGAGCTTTTGGAGCATTTACTGCCAATCATGCTCGACAAAGATATGGCAAGGATTGTGCAGCAGCACTTAGAAGAGAAGGGCATAAGCTTTAGATTCGGTGTTGGAGTAAACGAGATAATTGGAAGCCCAGTCAAAACTGTCAAGATTGGAGACGAAGAAATCGAAGCCGATCTCGTTCTTGTAGCTACTGGAGTCAGGGCTAACATCGATTTAGCTAAAAAAGCAGGTCTTGAAGTCAATAAAGGAATAGTTGTAAACGAGTATCTACAAACCAGCGATCCAGACATTTATGCCATAGGAGACTGTGCAGAGGTCTTTGATGCAGTAACCGGTAAAAGAACCCTCAGTCAGCTCGGCACCACTGCTGTGAGGATGGCAAAGGTTGCTGCTGAAAACATCTTCGGCAAAAACGTAAGGTTCAAGCCCGTGTTCAACACAGCAATAACAGAGCTTTTTGATCTCGAAATTGGAACCTTTGGAATGACAGAAGAGAGAGCTAAGAGAGAAGGTATAAACGTTGTTGTTGGGAAGTTCAAAGGTTCAACTAAGCCAGAGTATTATCCCGGAGGAAAGCCAATCCATGTTAAGCTGATTTTCAGAAAAGAAGACAGAAAACTAATTGGAGCCCAGATAGTCGGTGGTGAGAGGGTTTGGGGCAGAATAATGACCCTCTCTGCTTTGGCACAGAAAAATGCCACAGTTGAGGACATCGTTTACCTTGAAACTGCTTACGCTCCGCCGATAAGCCCGACGATTGATCCAATAACCGTCGCAGCAGAGATGGCATTAAGGAGATTTAAGTGA
- a CDS encoding RNA 2'-phosphotransferase produces MTYILRHSPWEFDLNPDDFGFIELDEFIKALKSVYPWVAEDHVRAVAELDPKGRFEIREDKIRARYGHSYEVFLDHEEDTESRILYHGTPRKNLDSILKEGLKPMKRRFVHLTKDKTEAYYTGLRHGKNVVILVIDAECLRRKGYRVYKAGKNVRIVKYVPPECIVLWE; encoded by the coding sequence ATGACTTACATTTTGAGACACTCTCCGTGGGAGTTCGATCTCAATCCAGACGACTTCGGATTTATTGAGCTTGACGAGTTCATTAAAGCCCTTAAAAGTGTTTATCCTTGGGTTGCAGAAGATCACGTCAGAGCTGTTGCTGAGCTTGATCCAAAGGGACGCTTTGAGATTAGGGAAGATAAAATCAGAGCACGCTATGGGCACAGCTACGAAGTGTTTTTAGACCACGAGGAAGATACGGAAAGCAGAATCCTTTATCACGGAACACCACGGAAAAATCTGGACAGCATTCTGAAAGAAGGATTAAAGCCCATGAAGAGGAGGTTTGTTCATCTAACAAAGGATAAAACCGAAGCATACTACACAGGCTTAAGACACGGAAAAAATGTCGTGATTCTGGTCATTGATGCAGAATGCTTAAGGAGAAAGGGCTACAGGGTATACAAAGCCGGTAAAAACGTTAGAATTGTTAAATACGTCCCACCCGAGTGCATAGTGCTGTGGGAATGA
- a CDS encoding MFS transporter, which produces MKREKAVMQALRERVGKFNTKQKRRKNIVLFAIGMFLANVSWGIAFPYLSVYMRIIGGTMLFVGLLSVVFNITSTVFQYPFGYLSDRTQKRKPFIAFGVFSSGLIYVFMALVSSPILLLILRAFQGALTSAMMPAHSALISELSTKVGSAFGFFSSVENAGYMLGNFLGSFIVEYFGIRGAFFVAFLFAILGTLFVLMITERVRPKKRDFGIIAVQEGRESDKVVFEGAAFRKFMRGNLKFFYISVLLVMIASGEVYSVLSVYFGELFGEKWVGVLFGIDSLAAAVSAVFIGRLIDRYGAKLFYLLSIAGYMAVFVSYTFATSLWLMVAVCVFSGIKWSMTISSASTYVALKVKRSEKAQAMGLLNAMMSLGWAIGPMLGGYLAGINFKLMFLSTLVPLSLALLLTLRLQE; this is translated from the coding sequence ATGAAGAGGGAGAAGGCAGTGATGCAAGCGCTAAGAGAAAGAGTGGGCAAATTTAACACAAAGCAGAAGAGAAGGAAAAATATTGTCCTATTTGCTATCGGGATGTTTCTTGCAAATGTTTCTTGGGGCATAGCCTTTCCCTACCTGAGCGTCTATATGAGGATAATTGGGGGCACAATGCTCTTCGTTGGTCTCTTGAGTGTGGTATTCAATATCACCTCAACAGTCTTTCAGTACCCATTTGGATATCTCTCGGATAGAACTCAAAAGAGAAAACCTTTCATAGCATTTGGAGTCTTTTCCTCTGGTTTGATTTATGTTTTTATGGCTCTGGTCTCTTCACCAATCCTGCTTTTAATTTTGAGAGCTTTTCAGGGAGCTTTGACTTCAGCCATGATGCCTGCTCATTCAGCTCTAATCTCGGAGCTCTCAACTAAAGTTGGCTCAGCCTTTGGGTTCTTTAGTTCAGTTGAGAACGCTGGATACATGCTTGGGAACTTTCTTGGGAGCTTTATCGTAGAATATTTTGGAATTAGAGGAGCATTTTTTGTTGCGTTCTTATTTGCTATCCTTGGAACGCTGTTTGTTTTGATGATAACAGAAAGGGTGAGGCCTAAAAAGAGGGACTTCGGTATAATAGCAGTCCAAGAGGGAAGGGAAAGCGATAAGGTTGTCTTTGAAGGTGCAGCTTTTAGAAAGTTTATGCGTGGAAACTTGAAATTTTTCTATATTTCCGTGCTTTTGGTGATGATAGCGTCGGGAGAAGTGTATTCAGTTTTATCGGTTTACTTTGGTGAGCTTTTTGGAGAAAAATGGGTTGGGGTGCTCTTTGGAATTGATTCGTTAGCTGCTGCCGTAAGTGCTGTCTTCATAGGAAGGCTGATAGACAGGTATGGGGCAAAGCTTTTCTACCTTTTGTCAATTGCTGGTTATATGGCCGTTTTTGTTAGCTACACTTTTGCTACAAGTCTTTGGCTTATGGTTGCGGTTTGTGTGTTCTCTGGAATTAAGTGGTCAATGACCATCAGCTCTGCCTCGACATATGTGGCATTAAAGGTCAAGAGAAGTGAAAAGGCTCAGGCAATGGGACTTCTAAATGCTATGATGAGCCTTGGATGGGCAATTGGACCAATGCTTGGAGGGTATTTGGCTGGAATTAACTTTAAACTGATGTTCCTTTCGACTTTGGTTCCCCTCAGTCTTGCCCTTCTTTTGACGCTCAGACTTCAGGAATAG